From the Natrarchaeobaculum aegyptiacum genome, one window contains:
- a CDS encoding LUD domain-containing protein gives MAERVDNGTRSEPASQADTREATAARLRYLMETEGNAIYPMASGSNVRRAQTYAETDDIEQLRAEARAIKEDAIDRLPELLETVREAVEKNGGTVYVADDAADANAYVAAVVEEAAGGSNERATAASHPSGDDPTVVKSKSMTTEEIDLNDTLEARGADVYETDLGEWVIQLADDSPSHIVGPAMHLSREEIAALLEAEFDLAEPLETAAELTRFARDYLGEKIREADVGITGANFVVAETGTITLVTNEGNARKCAVTPDTHVAVAGVEKLIPRLRDLEPFVDIIAKSATGQSISQYVTMLSPPTDSPTLDFADDTPLAGETDAADPTADTGDATDETDPSGDREFHLVLLDNGRMDMRADDQLRETLYCIRCGACSNSCANFQSVGGHGFGGETYSGGIATGWEAGLADHDAAEFNDLCTGCTRCVDACPVQIDIPWINTVVRDRLNRGEEPAHLDSLVEGLTPDEEPSGLDPGKRFFGNIGTAARLASATAPVSNWIADAEPIRALLERTLGIDRRRNLPTFRRETLVDWFESRGGTEASRYRAERARKRFDEVPDSLEREAVLYADVYTNHVDVDRGKAAVRTLEALGVPVQVPNLPESGRAPLSQGMIATADRQASRLYAAVAEDLDAGRDLVVIEPSDLAAFQREYERLLPERSFETLSENSYDLCAYVFGLLEHGADPSVLRNGSGEEPITYHSHCQQRTLGLEAQTVALLERCGYAPRTTEAECCGMAGSFGYKREYYEVSVDVGQRLTSEIDADDPVVATGTSCGDQLESLLERPVPHPLEVLAPR, from the coding sequence TGCGATCAAGGAAGATGCCATCGACCGGCTGCCGGAACTGCTCGAGACCGTCCGCGAAGCCGTCGAGAAAAACGGTGGGACGGTGTACGTCGCTGACGACGCCGCTGACGCGAACGCCTACGTCGCAGCCGTCGTCGAGGAGGCTGCAGGTGGCTCAAACGAGCGCGCTACCGCGGCCAGCCACCCGAGCGGCGACGACCCCACCGTCGTCAAATCCAAGTCGATGACGACCGAGGAAATCGACCTCAACGACACCCTCGAGGCCCGCGGTGCCGACGTCTACGAGACCGACCTCGGCGAGTGGGTGATCCAGCTCGCCGACGACTCGCCCTCCCACATCGTCGGCCCGGCGATGCACCTCTCCCGGGAAGAGATCGCAGCCCTGCTCGAAGCGGAGTTCGACCTCGCCGAGCCACTCGAGACCGCCGCGGAACTGACCCGGTTCGCCCGGGACTACCTCGGCGAGAAGATCCGGGAGGCCGACGTGGGGATCACCGGCGCGAACTTCGTCGTCGCCGAGACGGGGACGATCACGCTCGTGACGAACGAGGGCAACGCCCGGAAGTGCGCGGTCACTCCCGACACGCACGTCGCCGTCGCAGGCGTCGAGAAACTGATCCCCCGACTCCGGGACCTCGAACCCTTCGTCGACATCATCGCCAAGAGCGCGACCGGGCAGTCGATCTCCCAGTACGTGACGATGCTCTCGCCGCCGACCGATTCGCCGACGCTCGACTTTGCCGACGACACACCGCTTGCGGGCGAGACCGATGCGGCAGATCCGACAGCAGACACTGGCGACGCGACGGACGAGACCGACCCATCGGGCGACCGTGAGTTCCACCTCGTGCTCCTCGACAACGGACGAATGGATATGCGCGCGGACGACCAGCTACGCGAGACCCTGTACTGCATCCGCTGTGGTGCCTGCTCGAACTCGTGTGCGAACTTCCAGTCGGTCGGCGGCCACGGCTTCGGTGGCGAGACCTACTCCGGTGGCATCGCCACCGGCTGGGAAGCCGGCCTCGCAGACCACGACGCAGCCGAGTTCAACGACCTCTGTACCGGCTGTACCCGCTGCGTCGACGCCTGCCCAGTGCAGATCGACATCCCGTGGATCAACACCGTGGTTCGGGATCGGCTCAACCGCGGCGAGGAACCCGCCCACCTCGACTCGCTCGTCGAGGGACTGACGCCCGACGAGGAACCGAGCGGGCTCGACCCCGGAAAGCGCTTCTTCGGTAACATTGGCACCGCTGCCAGACTCGCCAGCGCGACCGCCCCGGTCTCGAACTGGATCGCCGACGCCGAACCGATCAGAGCGCTGCTCGAGCGCACCCTCGGGATCGACCGGCGGCGCAACCTCCCGACTTTCAGGCGAGAGACGCTCGTCGACTGGTTCGAGAGCCGCGGCGGCACCGAGGCCTCGAGATATCGCGCCGAGCGCGCACGCAAACGATTCGACGAGGTCCCGGACAGCCTCGAGCGCGAGGCCGTCCTCTACGCCGACGTCTACACGAACCACGTCGACGTCGATCGTGGGAAAGCCGCGGTTCGAACGCTCGAGGCGCTGGGCGTTCCGGTACAGGTCCCGAACCTCCCCGAGAGCGGCCGCGCACCGCTCTCACAGGGGATGATCGCCACGGCCGATCGGCAGGCGAGCCGCCTCTACGCCGCGGTTGCCGAAGACCTCGACGCCGGCCGAGACCTCGTCGTGATCGAACCCTCCGACCTCGCGGCGTTCCAGCGCGAGTACGAACGACTCCTCCCCGAACGCTCGTTCGAAACCCTCTCGGAGAACAGCTACGACCTCTGTGCGTACGTCTTCGGGCTGCTCGAGCACGGCGCAGACCCGTCAGTGCTCCGAAACGGATCGGGAGAGGAGCCGATCACCTACCACTCTCACTGCCAGCAGCGAACGCTCGGGCTCGAGGCCCAGACGGTCGCGTTGCTCGAACGCTGTGGCTATGCCCCCCGGACCACCGAGGCCGAGTGCTGTGGGATGGCCGGCAGCTTCGGCTACAAACGCGAGTACTACGAGGTGAGCGTCGACGTCGGCCAGCGGCTCACCAGCGAAATCGATGCTGACGACCCGGTCGTGGCCACCGGCACATCGTGTGGCGACCAGCTCGAGTCCCTACTCGAGCGACCCGTTCCGCACCCGCTCGAGGTACTCGCACCGCGGTAA